In Pseudomonadota bacterium, one genomic interval encodes:
- a CDS encoding methyl-accepting chemotaxis protein, protein MKRNLPVTDNEVHMKDGEFIVSTTDLKGIITSVNRTFVEISGFTEAELLGRNHNIVRHPDMPAAAFQNLWDTVKADKPWSGYVKNRCKNGDFYWVNANVTPIREGGRTTGYMSVRTRPAREEIEAAAALYRQINTGKAKLAPSPAARVVGFLNNFGIMNWMYGFAGLALAMMGSGLYLAWAQTRFELMAMAFAAAACSVVVGAHLLGRHLVRPIRTASRALGQMAESHFSDWVATGRDDEAGLMLQNLKSAQIRLGCNVNETHIVATEVGRIKRALDTAGANVMIADQDYNIIYINDSLTKLLRHYEADIRTVLPEFSVDSIQGSSMDIFHKDPAHQRALLDGMTATVEAEVEIGDCHMQISANPIVDGSGRRVGTVAEWRDRYQEVVVGNEMQGIVQAAQRGDLSQRIDVAGKDGFILGLSEGINNLLQVSEQVINDTVGVLGAMSRGDLTHTITTGYQGTFGQLKDDANATISKLTEVLGEIRASADTVLHVSHEIAQGNSNLSQRTEAQASSLEQTASSMEEMTSTVRQNAENARRASQLASGARDQAEQGGGVVGNAVTAMGEITGASRKIADIIGVIDEIAFQTNLLALNAAVEAARAGDQGRGFAVVASEVRNLAGRSATAAKEIKELIEDSVVKVDEGSQLVNASGEMLGEIVRSVKEVSDIIAEIAAASEEQSDGIEQVNKAIAQMDEMTQQNAALVEEAAAASEAMGEQAESLNKLVGFFQTGAAGAVASERRAADRPWSRPQAAPAVRRPLPRQATGTHGAVGAEGDEWQEF, encoded by the coding sequence ATGAAGAGAAATCTACCGGTTACGGACAATGAAGTTCACATGAAGGACGGCGAGTTCATTGTCTCGACGACGGATCTCAAAGGCATCATAACCAGCGTCAATCGAACCTTCGTCGAGATCAGCGGATTCACCGAGGCTGAGCTGCTGGGCAGGAACCACAACATCGTCAGGCATCCGGATATGCCGGCGGCGGCGTTCCAGAACCTGTGGGATACGGTCAAGGCGGACAAGCCCTGGTCGGGATACGTTAAGAATCGCTGTAAGAACGGTGATTTCTACTGGGTCAACGCCAATGTGACGCCGATCCGCGAGGGTGGGCGGACGACCGGCTACATGTCGGTGCGAACCCGGCCCGCGCGCGAGGAGATCGAGGCCGCCGCGGCGCTCTACCGGCAGATCAATACCGGGAAGGCAAAGCTGGCGCCATCTCCGGCTGCCAGGGTCGTCGGTTTCCTGAACAACTTCGGCATCATGAACTGGATGTACGGCTTTGCCGGCCTGGCGCTGGCGATGATGGGCTCCGGCCTGTACCTGGCCTGGGCGCAGACCCGCTTCGAGCTGATGGCCATGGCCTTTGCCGCAGCGGCATGCTCGGTGGTCGTCGGTGCCCACCTGCTGGGGCGACACCTGGTGCGACCGATCCGGACAGCCAGCCGCGCACTCGGCCAGATGGCGGAAAGTCACTTTTCCGACTGGGTGGCGACCGGGCGGGATGATGAGGCAGGTCTCATGCTGCAGAACCTCAAGTCCGCACAGATACGGCTGGGCTGCAACGTGAACGAGACGCATATCGTGGCCACCGAGGTCGGCCGCATCAAGCGGGCGCTCGATACCGCGGGCGCGAACGTGATGATAGCGGACCAGGATTACAACATCATCTACATCAACGATTCGCTCACCAAACTGTTGCGTCACTATGAAGCAGATATCCGCACGGTGCTGCCGGAGTTCAGCGTCGATTCGATCCAGGGCAGCAGCATGGATATTTTCCACAAGGATCCGGCGCACCAGCGTGCGCTGCTCGACGGCATGACGGCTACCGTCGAGGCGGAGGTCGAGATTGGTGATTGTCACATGCAAATATCCGCCAACCCGATCGTCGACGGCAGCGGCAGGCGCGTCGGCACCGTGGCCGAATGGCGTGACCGTTACCAGGAGGTGGTCGTCGGTAACGAGATGCAGGGTATCGTGCAGGCCGCGCAGCGCGGCGACCTCAGTCAGCGTATCGACGTCGCCGGCAAGGACGGCTTCATCCTGGGGCTGAGTGAAGGCATCAATAACCTGCTGCAGGTCAGCGAGCAGGTCATCAACGACACTGTCGGTGTGCTCGGCGCAATGTCGCGCGGCGATCTGACGCACACCATTACCACGGGATACCAGGGTACGTTCGGCCAGTTGAAGGACGATGCGAACGCGACGATCTCCAAGCTGACCGAGGTGCTCGGCGAGATCCGTGCAAGCGCGGACACGGTGCTGCATGTGTCACACGAGATTGCGCAGGGCAACAGCAATCTGAGTCAGCGCACCGAGGCGCAGGCCTCGAGCCTCGAGCAGACCGCATCGAGCATGGAAGAGATGACCTCCACGGTGCGGCAGAACGCGGAAAACGCGCGGCGGGCCAGCCAATTGGCAAGTGGCGCCCGCGATCAGGCCGAGCAGGGTGGCGGCGTGGTCGGCAATGCCGTCACGGCAATGGGTGAAATCACCGGCGCGTCGCGCAAGATCGCGGACATCATCGGCGTGATCGACGAGATCGCCTTCCAGACCAACCTGCTGGCACTGAACGCGGCGGTGGAGGCGGCGCGTGCGGGCGACCAGGGCCGCGGTTTCGCCGTGGTGGCGAGCGAGGTGCGTAACCTGGCGGGCCGCAGTGCGACGGCAGCGAAGGAGATCAAGGAGCTGATCGAGGACAGCGTGGTCAAGGTCGACGAGGGTTCGCAGCTCGTGAACGCCTCGGGCGAGATGCTGGGCGAGATCGTGCGCTCGGTGAAGGAAGTGAGTGACATCATCGCCGAAATAGCGGCGGCAAGCGAGGAGCAGTCGGATGGCATCGAGCAGGTGAACAAGGCGATCGCGCAAATGGACGAGATGACGCAGCAGAATGCGGCACTGGTCGAGGAGGCGGCGGCCGCCAGCGAGGCGATGGGTGAACAGGCGGAGAGCCTGAACAAGCTGGTGGGTTTCTTCCAGACCGGCGCTGCAGGCGCCGTGGCGAGTGAGCGTCGTGCTGCGGACCGGCCGTGGAGCCGGCCGCAGGCAGCGCCGGCAGTGCGGCGGCCGCTGCCGCGTCAGGCGACCGGGACCCATGGGGCAGTCGGTGCGGAGGGTGACGAATGGCAGGAATTCTAA
- a CDS encoding methyl-accepting chemotaxis protein: MISPLRKIMSALCDLKLGAKIFIGIGICAVVICIQGYQFQHRLAGVNRHSSVIVTELQPALLYASSLSEKLNQGAMALGYYLMSRDEGYLKTYRDDVRTSLSILENLRGSRALVADPERRRQLEDVASNLARFAAYESEVAGMARDSGKTSQQYATDSMNPLVREISELMSQLVFDEAAEQSAGPERKQLLADFGGLRHAWTSLNNELRLFLAFQASEARENMVLYREALDAAFERVAAQQRLLTFEEQHTLEQIREKLPVYRDYLAELVTIHADERWRVGAVMIRTELAPLLQLLTHEISALVQDLEHLIEHSAASVSQAHFTGQRAILHSTLVTLLVMIAVGWILARNLSGSLMRAVRAADAIAGGNLSGRIGTGRRDEAGMLLQSLDTMQTRLRESLENERTTAAASNRIRQALDNATNNILLVDENYDIIYVNNAMREFARTAEQDFRSSIRDFRADRLLGASIDAFHRNPAHVRKLLSSVNDAVTAEFRVGGRHIRVIATPVFDDQGRRIGAMAELLDQTQENAIRQEIGDIVACAMSGDLSRRIRMEDKEGFFATLSDGINNLVRISENVINATVAVLGAMARGDLTRSIQGDYQGTFGQLKDNANATIVKLTEVLGKIRISADTVKSGSQEIARGNNNLLSRSQEQTASLRETAASMETMTTTVRQNAHNAQCANELAASARDQAEQGGDVVGNAVTAMGEITTASRKIADIIGVIDEIAFQTNLLALNAAVEAARAGDQGRGFAVVASEVRNLAGRSATAAQEIKALIEDSVAKVDEGSQLVNASGKTLGEIVVAVKKVSDIIAEIAAASAEQSIGIEQVNRAVTQMDQMTQQSAALVEEAANASGVMGEEAEGLHQLVSFFVTDDSAGGKDVAERRSGTRPWAQSGNRLSALDEKMDFSAARLKHLNWKSQLRSFLDGKKSMTVAEAVSERDCDLGKWLYSSGLGHYGHLPEMSALEAEHCALHATVKNAIRLKQAGKLAAAEQEYTRLEQLSGRIVDLLHRVEDHVEGESNQPKSTGAHTDSGGNGEMWAEF, encoded by the coding sequence ATGATTAGTCCGCTACGCAAAATCATGTCGGCGCTGTGCGACCTGAAGCTGGGCGCGAAGATCTTCATAGGCATCGGGATCTGCGCGGTTGTCATCTGCATACAGGGCTATCAGTTTCAGCACAGGCTGGCCGGTGTCAACCGGCATTCGTCCGTGATAGTGACGGAGCTGCAGCCGGCGCTGCTCTATGCCAGCAGTCTCAGCGAGAAGCTCAATCAGGGCGCGATGGCGCTGGGCTACTACCTGATGAGCCGGGACGAGGGCTATCTAAAGACCTACCGGGATGACGTGCGCACGAGTCTATCCATACTCGAGAACCTGCGCGGTTCGCGGGCGCTGGTTGCCGACCCTGAGCGGCGCAGGCAGCTGGAAGATGTGGCCAGCAATCTGGCCCGTTTCGCAGCCTACGAATCCGAGGTGGCCGGTATGGCCAGGGATAGCGGCAAGACCTCGCAGCAGTACGCCACGGACAGCATGAATCCCCTGGTACGGGAAATATCGGAGCTCATGAGCCAGCTGGTGTTCGACGAGGCCGCGGAACAGTCCGCCGGTCCGGAGCGCAAGCAGTTGCTGGCCGATTTCGGCGGACTGCGCCATGCCTGGACGAGCCTTAATAACGAGCTGCGCCTGTTCCTGGCGTTCCAGGCGTCGGAGGCCAGGGAAAACATGGTGCTGTATCGGGAGGCGCTCGATGCCGCATTCGAGCGGGTCGCCGCGCAGCAGCGGTTGCTCACCTTCGAGGAGCAGCACACGCTGGAACAAATCCGGGAGAAGCTCCCGGTCTACAGGGATTACCTGGCGGAACTCGTAACCATTCACGCGGACGAGCGGTGGCGTGTCGGGGCGGTGATGATAAGGACCGAGCTGGCGCCGTTGCTGCAGTTGCTCACTCACGAGATCAGCGCGCTCGTGCAGGATTTGGAACACCTGATCGAGCATTCGGCTGCCAGCGTCAGTCAGGCTCACTTCACCGGGCAGCGGGCGATTCTGCACAGTACGCTGGTCACCCTGCTGGTCATGATCGCCGTGGGTTGGATTCTGGCGCGCAACCTGTCGGGCTCGCTCATGCGGGCGGTACGGGCAGCGGACGCGATCGCCGGCGGCAACCTGTCCGGCCGGATCGGGACCGGGCGGCGGGACGAGGCGGGCATGCTCCTGCAGTCGCTCGACACCATGCAGACGAGGCTGCGGGAGAGCCTCGAGAACGAACGTACAACCGCCGCTGCAAGCAACCGGATCAGGCAGGCGCTGGACAATGCCACCAACAACATCCTGCTGGTGGACGAGAACTACGACATCATATATGTGAACAACGCGATGCGCGAATTCGCGCGGACTGCAGAGCAGGACTTCCGTTCGAGTATCCGCGACTTCAGGGCGGACCGTCTGCTGGGCGCCAGCATCGACGCCTTCCACCGCAATCCGGCGCACGTACGCAAGCTGCTGTCGAGCGTGAACGACGCGGTCACCGCAGAGTTCAGGGTGGGAGGCCGCCATATCCGCGTGATTGCAACGCCGGTGTTCGATGACCAGGGCAGGCGTATCGGCGCCATGGCTGAATTGCTCGACCAGACGCAGGAGAATGCCATTCGCCAGGAAATCGGGGACATCGTTGCCTGTGCCATGTCCGGCGACCTGAGCCGGCGCATCAGGATGGAGGACAAGGAAGGCTTTTTCGCGACACTCAGCGACGGCATCAACAACCTCGTGCGGATCAGCGAGAATGTTATCAATGCAACCGTCGCGGTACTCGGCGCCATGGCGCGCGGCGACCTGACCCGCTCCATCCAGGGCGACTATCAAGGTACCTTCGGACAACTAAAGGACAATGCCAATGCAACCATCGTCAAGCTGACGGAGGTGCTCGGCAAGATCAGGATCAGTGCCGACACGGTCAAGAGCGGATCCCAGGAGATCGCGCGCGGTAACAACAACCTGCTGTCGCGCAGCCAGGAGCAGACCGCAAGCCTGCGCGAGACGGCAGCGAGCATGGAGACGATGACGACCACCGTGCGTCAGAACGCACACAACGCTCAGTGTGCGAACGAGCTCGCGGCCAGCGCGCGCGACCAGGCCGAGCAGGGCGGTGACGTGGTCGGCAATGCCGTCACGGCAATGGGCGAGATTACGACCGCCTCTCGCAAGATTGCGGACATCATCGGCGTGATCGACGAGATCGCCTTCCAGACCAACCTACTGGCGCTGAACGCGGCGGTGGAGGCGGCGCGGGCTGGCGACCAGGGGCGTGGTTTCGCCGTGGTGGCGAGCGAGGTGCGCAACCTGGCGGGCCGCAGCGCGACGGCGGCACAGGAGATCAAGGCGCTGATCGAGGACAGCGTGGCCAAGGTCGATGAAGGATCGCAACTGGTGAACGCGTCCGGGAAGACCCTGGGCGAGATCGTGGTGGCGGTAAAAAAGGTCAGCGACATTATCGCGGAAATCGCCGCAGCCAGCGCGGAACAGTCCATCGGCATAGAGCAGGTCAATCGGGCCGTGACCCAGATGGACCAGATGACCCAGCAGAGCGCAGCACTGGTCGAGGAGGCCGCGAACGCGAGCGGTGTGATGGGTGAAGAAGCCGAAGGATTGCACCAGCTGGTCAGCTTCTTCGTCACGGATGATTCGGCCGGTGGCAAGGACGTTGCTGAACGGCGTTCGGGCACGCGCCCCTGGGCCCAGTCAGGCAACAGGCTGTCCGCGCTCGATGAAAAGATGGATTTTTCAGCGGCCAGGCTCAAGCACCTGAACTGGAAATCCCAGCTCAGATCCTTCCTCGACGGCAAGAAATCCATGACCGTGGCTGAGGCGGTGTCCGAGCGTGACTGTGACCTGGGCAAATGGCTGTACTCGTCCGGGCTGGGTCACTACGGCCATTTGCCGGAGATGAGTGCGCTGGAGGCGGAACACTGCGCCCTGCATGCCACGGTCAAGAACGCGATCAGGCTGAAACAGGCCGGCAAGCTCGCTGCGGCAGAGCAAGAGTACACCCGCCTGGAACAGCTCTCGGGGCGGATCGTCGACCTGTTGCACCGGGTCGAGGACCATGTGGAAGGCGAATCGAACCAGCCAAAGTCCACAGGTGCGCACACGGATTCCGGCGGTAACGGCGAGATGTGGGCGGAATTCTAG